From the genome of Chania multitudinisentens RB-25, one region includes:
- the xseB gene encoding exodeoxyribonuclease VII small subunit gives MPKKHTQSDSTEQNISFENSLSELERIVARLESGELPLEDALNEFERGVQLARQGQQKLQQAEQRVHILLNDSHDDAALAPFTPDAE, from the coding sequence ATGCCGAAAAAACATACACAATCAGACAGCACAGAGCAAAACATCAGCTTTGAAAACTCCCTCAGCGAACTCGAGCGTATCGTGGCACGTCTGGAATCCGGCGAACTGCCGCTGGAAGACGCGTTGAACGAATTCGAGCGGGGTGTACAACTGGCACGTCAGGGCCAACAGAAATTGCAACAAGCAGAACAGCGCGTCCACATTTTGCTCAACGATAGCCATGACGACGCTGCTCTCGCCCCTTTTACCCCGGACGCTGAGTAA
- the ispA gene encoding (2E,6E)-farnesyl diphosphate synthase encodes MPDFHQQLQAFRQRSDRALLDYIAPLPFNNGKMVEAMRHGALLGGKRLRPFLVYATGQMFGLALNNLDAPAAAVECIHAYSLIHDDLPAMDDDDLRRGQPTCHVKFGEANAILAGDALQTLAFSILADADMPDVAMRDRLAMISELASASGVAGMCGGQSLDLEAEGQHIGLAALEQIHRHKTGALIRASVRLGALAAGEQGRAALPLLDRYAAAIGLAFQVQDDILDVVGETEKIGKRQGSDQQHGKSTYPALLGLDSARAKAWDLYQEALAALESLAAQSYNTAPLRALASFIIERDN; translated from the coding sequence ATGCCTGATTTTCATCAGCAGTTACAGGCTTTCCGCCAGCGCAGCGATCGTGCGTTACTGGACTATATCGCACCGTTGCCGTTCAATAATGGCAAGATGGTGGAAGCAATGCGCCACGGTGCGTTGCTGGGCGGCAAGCGTCTGCGCCCGTTCCTGGTTTATGCAACCGGGCAAATGTTTGGTCTGGCGCTGAATAATCTGGATGCTCCCGCTGCTGCGGTGGAATGTATTCACGCCTACTCGCTGATACATGACGATTTACCGGCGATGGATGATGACGATCTGCGCCGTGGCCAGCCAACCTGCCACGTCAAGTTTGGTGAAGCCAATGCCATTCTGGCGGGCGATGCCCTGCAAACATTGGCATTTTCGATTTTAGCCGATGCCGATATGCCCGATGTCGCCATGCGCGATCGGCTGGCTATGATCTCTGAGTTGGCAAGCGCCAGCGGCGTTGCTGGCATGTGTGGCGGCCAATCGCTGGATCTCGAAGCCGAAGGCCAACACATCGGCCTGGCAGCGCTGGAACAGATCCATCGCCATAAAACCGGCGCACTCATTCGCGCCTCGGTTCGCCTGGGAGCGTTAGCGGCCGGTGAACAAGGCCGTGCCGCACTGCCACTGCTTGATCGTTACGCAGCCGCAATCGGCCTGGCATTCCAAGTGCAGGATGATATTTTGGATGTTGTAGGCGAAACCGAAAAAATCGGTAAACGCCAAGGATCGGATCAACAACACGGAAAGAGTACCTACCCGGCCTTGCTTGGGCTTGACAGCGCGCGGGCAAAGGCGTGGGATCTCTATCAGGAAGCGTTGGCGGCGTTAGAATCTTTGGCAGCGCAATCTTACAATACTGCGCCATTACGTGCGTTAGCCAGCTTCATTATTGAACGTGACAATTAA